Proteins co-encoded in one Candidatus Atribacteria bacterium ADurb.Bin276 genomic window:
- the metG_2 gene encoding Methionine--tRNA ligase produces the protein MPLPEINLEDFQKIDLRVGEILAVERLEGTNKLLVLQVNLGDEERTLVAGLAPYYSPEEMVGKKIIVLANLKPANIRGIKSQGMLLAADDGQGTVSFLTLDRDMIPGSKVR, from the coding sequence GCCTCTCCCAGAAATAAACTTAGAGGACTTTCAAAAGATTGATCTACGTGTGGGGGAAATTTTAGCAGTTGAACGATTAGAAGGGACCAACAAACTCTTGGTTCTTCAAGTGAATTTAGGTGATGAGGAAAGAACGTTAGTGGCTGGTCTTGCTCCTTATTATTCCCCAGAAGAAATGGTCGGGAAAAAGATCATCGTATTGGCCAATTTAAAACCGGCAAATATTCGTGGAATCAAATCCCAAGGCATGCTATTGGCTGCTGATGATGGACAAGGGACCGTGAGCTTTTTAACTCTTGATCGGGATATGATACCAGGTAGTAAGGTGAGATGA